The following coding sequences lie in one Jonesia denitrificans DSM 20603 genomic window:
- the hisH gene encoding imidazole glycerol phosphate synthase subunit HisH, which translates to MTQPRVCVLDYGFGNVRSAVRALEHVGAQVELTADPDTVSNADGLVVPGVGAFAAVMEGLRQVRGDMLIERRLAGGRPVLGICVGLQIMFDQGVEHGVTTQGLGQWPGVVERLQAPVVPHMGWNTVDAPAGSRLFQGIEQERFYFVHSYGVQHFTLGVDEPEDTVFVPPLVTWATHGRPFVAAVENGPLSATQFHPEKSADAGAQLLTNWLTTLT; encoded by the coding sequence ATGACCCAGCCACGCGTCTGTGTTCTCGATTATGGGTTTGGAAACGTGCGTTCAGCCGTGCGTGCGCTTGAACATGTCGGCGCCCAGGTCGAACTGACCGCTGACCCAGACACAGTGAGCAACGCTGATGGCTTGGTTGTGCCGGGTGTGGGAGCGTTCGCCGCCGTGATGGAAGGGTTACGGCAGGTGCGCGGAGATATGCTCATTGAGCGTCGACTCGCTGGTGGGCGTCCTGTACTTGGCATTTGCGTGGGCCTGCAAATCATGTTCGACCAAGGTGTGGAACATGGTGTCACAACACAAGGGCTTGGCCAATGGCCAGGTGTCGTTGAACGGCTCCAAGCCCCCGTTGTTCCGCACATGGGATGGAACACAGTTGATGCTCCCGCCGGATCGAGGCTCTTTCAGGGTATTGAGCAGGAACGATTCTATTTTGTCCATTCCTATGGGGTGCAACACTTCACCCTTGGTGTTGACGAGCCTGAAGACACAGTTTTTGTGCCACCACTGGTGACGTGGGCAACCCACGGCAGACCGTTTGTTGCAGCTGTAGAAAATGGGCCGCTCAGCGCCACCCAATTCCACCCAGAAAAGTCCGCGGATGCCGGAGCGCAACTCCTTACTAACTGGCTCACCACCCTGACCTGA
- the priA gene encoding bifunctional 1-(5-phosphoribosyl)-5-((5-phosphoribosylamino)methylideneamino)imidazole-4-carboxamide isomerase/phosphoribosylanthranilate isomerase PriA has product MTTRLELLPAVDVVDGQAVRLVQGEAGSETPYGDPLTAAQEWRDHGAEWLHLVDLDAAFGRGSNADLLKEVIASVDIRTELSGGIRDDESLRRALDTGCTRINLGTAAIENPQWTARVIAEHGDRIAVGLDVRGSTLATRGWTRDGGDLWEMIDRLNAAGCTRYVVTDVTKDGTLTGPNVDLLARVCAATDAAVVASGGISTLEDLTVLRGLVPQGIEGAIVGKALYTGAFTLPEALDVAGRP; this is encoded by the coding sequence ATGACCACGAGACTTGAACTCCTTCCTGCCGTTGATGTTGTGGATGGGCAAGCTGTCCGCTTAGTGCAGGGAGAAGCCGGCTCCGAAACGCCATATGGGGATCCACTGACTGCAGCGCAGGAATGGCGTGACCATGGTGCGGAATGGCTCCATCTCGTGGATCTCGACGCAGCGTTTGGGCGAGGAAGCAACGCGGACCTCCTCAAGGAGGTGATTGCTTCAGTGGATATACGCACAGAGTTATCCGGGGGGATCCGTGACGATGAGTCACTTCGGCGAGCGTTAGACACTGGTTGTACGCGCATTAACCTTGGTACTGCAGCAATCGAAAATCCCCAGTGGACGGCTCGCGTCATTGCTGAGCATGGTGACCGGATTGCAGTAGGTCTCGATGTTCGAGGGTCCACACTTGCCACACGAGGATGGACCCGCGATGGTGGTGACCTCTGGGAGATGATTGACCGTCTGAACGCTGCCGGTTGTACTCGTTATGTGGTGACAGATGTGACCAAGGATGGCACACTCACTGGCCCCAACGTTGATCTACTCGCTCGTGTATGTGCAGCTACAGATGCGGCTGTTGTCGCATCCGGCGGTATTTCCACGCTCGAAGATCTGACGGTGCTCCGGGGCCTTGTGCCACAAGGGATCGAAGGAGCAATCGTTGGCAAGGCGCTGTACACGGGCGCGTTCACTCTCCCAGAAGCGCTTGATGTTGCAGGTCGCCCATGA